GGAAGGTCCTGGATGCCCGTCCCCCGCCGAGAGGAACGACCATGAGCGCGGTGCGTGAGCAGCTTCCCGAGGGCCGGTACGGCCGCTCGGCCGACGAGCGTGCCGACCGCCGGCTGAAGATCCTCGGCGCGGTGCTCGGTACGGGCTTCCTCGCGATGGTCGCGTGGTTCGGGTACGACCACATCGCGGAGCAGAAGATCAGCGCCGAGGTGATCAAGTTCGATGTGGCCTCGGACTCCGAGGTCCAGATCCATCTGGAGATCCGCAAGGGCGAGGACACCACGGGGACCTGTACGGTGCGCTCCCGCGCGCGCGACGGCGCCGAGGTGGGACGGGTGGATGTCCCGGTGGAGCGGACGGGCACCACCCGGATCGACGAGGTCGCCACGATCCGCACCACCGCGAAGGCGACCAGCGCCGAACTGGTCCAGTGCGCGGCCCGGTAGGTCCGCACCTCCCATTCCTCTCTGGAACCAGCGCCTGACCTGCGCTGACGTAATTCTGATGGTTTTTGTCCTCCCCCTTCTGCCGCGAAATTGTTAGGCTCGTGGTTTCGCCCATCCGTGATGGCTGCATGCTTCTGGGTAGGGCGATGCTTTGTATTCCCAGTACCGACGAGGAGCACCTGTGACCCAGACCAGCGAGAACGTCACCTGGCTCACCCAGGAGGCGTACAACCAGCTCAAGGCCGAGCTGGAGCACCTGTCTGGTCCCGCGCGCGTCGAGATCGCCAAGAAGATCGAGGCCGCGCGCGAGGAAGGGGACCTGCGGGAGAACGGCGGGTACCACGCGGCCAAGGAGGAGCAGGGCAAGCAGGAGCTTCGCGTGCGCCAGCTGACCCAGCTCCTGGACAGCGCGAAGGTCGGCGAGGCCCCCGCGGACGACGGCGTCGTGGAGCCGGGCATGGTCGTGACGATCGCCTTCGACGGCGACGAGGACGACACGCTGACCTTCCTGATGGCCTCGCGCGAGTACGCCAGCTCGAACATCGAGACGTACTCCCCGCAGTCCCCGCTGGGCACAGGTGTCAACGGCAAGAAGGTCGGTGACACGGCGGAGTACGAGCTGCCGAACGGCAGCCAGGCGATGGTGAAGATCCTCGCCGCGAAGCCGTACACCGCCTGACGCCACCGTTCGGACGACAAAAGGGCCCCGGGGATTCGCCCCGGGGCCCTTCGCCTTTCCCTCTTCGCCCCTTCGCCTCTTCGCCTAGGCCGGGAAGTCGTACTCCAGGATGTACGCGGCGGAGTCCAGCACCATCTCATTGACCTCGACGGCCCGCCCGTCGCCGGTGTACGCGGTCCGCGCGACCAGCACGACGGGCGTCCCGCTGCCGAGCCCCAGCCGCCCGGCCTCCTCCGGCGAGGGCATCCGCGCCCGGACCTCCTCCCGGAAGCGGACGGGGGCGCACCCCAGGTCCGCGAGCCGGGCGTAGATCCCGCCGGGGCCGGGGTTCTCCCAGGTGATGGGCGTTCCGGCGACCAGGTCGGCGGACAGGTACGAGGTGGCGAGGAGGACGGGCTTCCCGTCGAGGCTGTAGCGCCGCGAACGGGTGCAGAGGCGTTCGCCGGGAGCGATGCCCAGCACCCCGGCCATCCGCTCGGGCGCGTCCGCCTCCCCGACGGCGATCTGATCCACGACGAGCTTCCGGCCGCCGAGATCCGCGTCCCAGACGGTCCGCCCGGCATCCCGATCCGCACGGGAGAGCCGGGCGATGCCGTGCCGCCGGAGTGGCTGCCGACAGTCGTCTCCGGTCATCGTCCCGGCCCCTTCCCTCACGGGATGTCGCCTTCGGCGGACAGCTCGCGCCCCGGGCCGAGGAAGTCCGTCGCGTACTCCGTCACCTCGCCGTGCTGGTCCCAGTAGAGATTGCTCCACATCAGCACGGGCTCACCCGCCGCCACGCCGAGCAGCGGAGCGATGTCCCCGGGGGCGCGGCGCAGGGTGATCGCGTCCCGGCGGCGGACGGCGCGGCGGCCGGTGCGGTCCTCGACGAGGCCGAAGGTCATGGTGGGCAGCGGCTCGGGAGTGAGCAGCTCGGGAGCGCTCTCGGCGAGAGCCCCGGGCAGCCAGGAGATCGAGACGGCGACCGTCCCCCGCTCGTCCAGATAACGGCGCCGCCGCCGGACGACCGGTATCCCCTCGGCCACCCCGAGCGCGGCGGCCACCTCGCCCGGCGCCGGTTCGAGCCCGGCGCCGATGACCTCGACGGACTCCCCCGGCCGCACACCGGTGCCGCCGACCCGGAGCATCCGCAGCCGCTCCGGCCCCGTGGTCAGCTTCCGTCCCAGATCGGCGAAGGTTCCCTGGGT
The nucleotide sequence above comes from Streptomyces clavuligerus. Encoded proteins:
- a CDS encoding DUF4307 domain-containing protein, with amino-acid sequence MSAVREQLPEGRYGRSADERADRRLKILGAVLGTGFLAMVAWFGYDHIAEQKISAEVIKFDVASDSEVQIHLEIRKGEDTTGTCTVRSRARDGAEVGRVDVPVERTGTTRIDEVATIRTTAKATSAELVQCAAR
- the greA gene encoding transcription elongation factor GreA, with amino-acid sequence MTQTSENVTWLTQEAYNQLKAELEHLSGPARVEIAKKIEAAREEGDLRENGGYHAAKEEQGKQELRVRQLTQLLDSAKVGEAPADDGVVEPGMVVTIAFDGDEDDTLTFLMASREYASSNIETYSPQSPLGTGVNGKKVGDTAEYELPNGSQAMVKILAAKPYTA
- a CDS encoding UTRA domain-containing protein, which translates into the protein MEQSLLGPARRGDGVRDGLPRPGARAVRRRRHPVREGAGTMTGDDCRQPLRRHGIARLSRADRDAGRTVWDADLGGRKLVVDQIAVGEADAPERMAGVLGIAPGERLCTRSRRYSLDGKPVLLATSYLSADLVAGTPITWENPGPGGIYARLADLGCAPVRFREEVRARMPSPEEAGRLGLGSGTPVVLVARTAYTGDGRAVEVNEMVLDSAAYILEYDFPA
- a CDS encoding GntR family transcriptional regulator, whose protein sequence is MAPRVRRELPPFMQIANHFRQRIVDGEIGAGEKLPSITEISAEWGVATATAAKGIKQLQAEGYVRSSTQGTFADLGRKLTTGPERLRMLRVGGTGVRPGESVEVIGAGLEPAPGEVAAALGVAEGIPVVRRRRRYLDERGTVAVSISWLPGALAESAPELLTPEPLPTMTFGLVEDRTGRRAVRRRDAITLRRAPGDIAPLLGVAAGEPVLMWSNLYWDQHGEVTEYATDFLGPGRELSAEGDIP